The proteins below are encoded in one region of Streptomyces ficellus:
- the rplW gene encoding 50S ribosomal protein L23: protein MAEITSKTFSDPRDVLVKPVVSEKSYALLDENKYTFIVAPTANKTQIKQAVESVFSVKVTSVNTINRQGKRKRTRTGFGKRANTKRAIVTLAEGNRIDIFGGPTA, encoded by the coding sequence ATGGCCGAGATCACCAGCAAGACCTTCTCCGACCCGCGTGACGTTCTCGTCAAGCCGGTCGTCTCCGAGAAGAGCTACGCGCTGCTCGACGAGAACAAGTACACGTTCATCGTGGCGCCGACCGCGAACAAGACCCAGATCAAGCAGGCCGTCGAGTCGGTCTTCTCGGTCAAGGTCACGTCGGTGAACACGATCAACCGCCAGGGCAAGCGCAAGCGCACCCGCACCGGTTTCGGTAAGCGCGCCAACACCAAGCGCGCCATCGTGACCCTTGCTGAGGGCAACCGTATCGACATCTTCGGCGGTCCGACCGCCTGA
- a CDS encoding TetR/AcrR family transcriptional regulator C-terminal domain-containing protein, whose amino-acid sequence MTRPPGDQPPYLRIAADIRRRITDGDLRPGDRVPSTRQIAQEWGVALATATKALTALRLEGAVEARPRVGTVVAGAPGGQEAPAGRERAATAAEPELTRARVVRAAIEIADAEGLAALSMRGIAARLGVAAMSPYRHVGSKDELVALMADAAYGEVGHPAEPPEGWRGRMETGARALWEVCRRHPWVAQIGPLSRPLVLPNLMAHGEWVLGALADSGLDARTRFDIHLLIYTYVQGIAVHLERETQALAATGLTEDEWMAGQEAAMREVVTSGRYPALSRTLMEFEDGYDLDLDALFEFGLGPLLDGIGRIVNGAPRPA is encoded by the coding sequence ATGACGCGACCCCCCGGGGACCAGCCCCCCTACCTCCGCATCGCCGCCGACATCCGGCGGCGCATCACCGACGGCGACCTCCGCCCGGGCGACCGCGTCCCCTCCACCCGGCAGATCGCCCAGGAGTGGGGCGTGGCCCTCGCCACCGCCACCAAGGCGCTCACGGCGCTCCGCCTGGAGGGCGCCGTCGAGGCCCGCCCGCGCGTGGGCACCGTGGTCGCCGGAGCGCCCGGCGGGCAGGAGGCGCCCGCCGGGCGCGAGCGGGCCGCCACCGCCGCCGAACCGGAGCTCACCCGGGCCCGCGTGGTCCGGGCGGCCATCGAGATCGCCGACGCCGAAGGACTCGCCGCCCTCTCCATGCGCGGCATCGCCGCCCGCCTCGGCGTGGCCGCCATGTCCCCGTACCGGCACGTCGGCAGCAAGGACGAGCTCGTCGCCCTGATGGCGGACGCCGCGTACGGCGAGGTCGGGCACCCGGCCGAACCGCCGGAGGGCTGGCGGGGACGGATGGAGACCGGGGCGCGCGCCCTGTGGGAGGTGTGCCGGCGGCACCCGTGGGTCGCCCAGATCGGGCCGCTCAGCCGCCCGCTCGTGCTGCCGAACCTGATGGCGCACGGTGAATGGGTGCTCGGCGCGCTGGCGGACAGCGGCCTGGACGCCCGGACCCGGTTCGACATCCACTTGCTGATCTACACCTACGTCCAGGGCATCGCCGTCCACCTGGAGCGCGAGACCCAGGCCCTGGCCGCCACCGGCCTCACCGAGGACGAGTGGATGGCGGGCCAGGAGGCGGCGATGCGCGAGGTCGTCACCTCGGGGCGCTACCCGGCCCTCAGCCGCACCCTCATGGAGTTCGAGGACGGCTACGACCTCGACCTCGACGCCCTCTTCGAGTTCGGCCTCGGCCCCCTGCTCGACGGGATCGGGCGCATCGTCAACGGGGCGCCACGACCGGCGTGA
- the rplD gene encoding 50S ribosomal protein L4, translated as MSTIDILSPAGDKAGTVELPAEIFDAKTSVPLIHQVVVAQLAAARQGTHKTKTRGEVRGGGKKPYRQKGTGRARQGSTRAPQFAGGGVVHGPVPRDYSQRTPKKMKAAALRGALSDRARHSRIHVVTGVVEGEVSTKAAKTLFGKISERKNLLLVVERADEAAWLSARNLPQVHILEPGQLNTYDVIVSDDVVFTKAAFESFVSGPKADDNEGSEA; from the coding sequence ATGAGCACCATTGACATCCTTTCGCCGGCAGGCGACAAGGCCGGGACCGTCGAGCTCCCCGCGGAGATCTTCGACGCCAAGACCAGCGTTCCGCTGATCCACCAGGTCGTCGTCGCCCAGCTGGCCGCTGCCCGTCAGGGCACGCACAAGACCAAGACCCGTGGCGAAGTCCGCGGTGGTGGCAAGAAGCCGTACCGCCAGAAGGGCACCGGCCGCGCCCGTCAGGGTTCGACCCGTGCGCCGCAGTTCGCCGGCGGTGGCGTGGTCCACGGCCCCGTGCCGCGTGACTACTCGCAGCGCACCCCGAAGAAGATGAAGGCCGCCGCCCTGCGCGGTGCCCTCTCGGACCGGGCGCGTCACTCCCGCATCCACGTCGTCACCGGCGTGGTCGAGGGCGAGGTCTCCACCAAGGCCGCCAAGACGCTGTTCGGCAAGATCTCGGAGCGCAAGAACCTGCTCCTGGTCGTCGAGCGCGCCGACGAGGCCGCGTGGCTGTCCGCCCGCAACCTGCCCCAGGTTCACATCCTGGAGCCGGGCCAGCTGAACACGTACGACGTGATCGTCTCCGACGACGTGGTCTTCACCAAGGCCGCCTTCGAGTCCTTCGTGTCTGGCCCCAAGGCCGATGACAACGAGGGGAGCGAGGCCTGA
- the rplC gene encoding 50S ribosomal protein L3: protein MAKNIKGVLGEKLGMTQVWDENNRVVPVTVVKAGPCVVTQVRSNDTDGYESVQIAFGEIDPRKVNKPLKGHFAKADVTPRRHLVEIRTADASEYTLGQEITAEVFEAGVKVDVTGKSKGKGFAGVMKRHNFRGLGAGHGTQRKHRSPGSIGGCATPGRVFKGLRMAGRMGNERVTTQNLTVHAVDAEKGLLLIKGAVPGPNGGLVLVRTAAKGA, encoded by the coding sequence ATGGCTAAGAACATTAAGGGCGTCCTGGGCGAGAAGCTCGGCATGACCCAGGTCTGGGACGAGAACAACCGGGTTGTCCCGGTCACCGTCGTCAAGGCCGGGCCCTGCGTCGTCACCCAGGTCCGCAGCAACGACACCGACGGCTACGAGTCGGTCCAGATCGCCTTCGGCGAGATCGACCCGCGCAAGGTGAACAAGCCCCTCAAGGGTCACTTCGCCAAGGCCGACGTCACCCCGCGCCGCCACCTGGTGGAGATCCGCACCGCTGACGCCTCCGAGTACACGCTCGGCCAGGAGATCACCGCTGAGGTCTTCGAGGCGGGCGTCAAGGTCGACGTCACCGGCAAGAGCAAGGGCAAGGGCTTCGCCGGTGTCATGAAGCGCCACAACTTCCGTGGCCTGGGCGCCGGACACGGTACCCAGCGCAAGCACCGCTCGCCCGGTTCCATCGGTGGCTGCGCCACCCCGGGCCGTGTGTTCAAGGGCCTCCGCATGGCGGGCCGCATGGGCAACGAGCGGGTCACCACCCAGAACCTGACCGTCCACGCCGTTGACGCGGAGAAGGGTCTGCTCCTGATCAAGGGTGCGGTTCCTGGTCCGAACGGCGGCCTCGTCCTGGTCCGTACCGCGGCCAAGGGGGCCTGA
- the rpsJ gene encoding 30S ribosomal protein S10: MAGQKIRIRLKAYDHEVIDSSAKKIVETVTRTGASVAGPVPLPTEKNVYCVIKSPHKYKDSREHFEMRTHKRLIDILDPTPKTVDSLMRLDLPAGVDIEIKL; the protein is encoded by the coding sequence ATGGCGGGACAGAAGATCCGCATCCGGCTCAAGGCCTACGACCACGAGGTCATCGACTCGTCGGCGAAGAAGATCGTCGAGACGGTGACGCGCACTGGTGCGTCGGTCGCGGGCCCGGTGCCGCTGCCCACTGAGAAGAACGTGTACTGCGTCATCAAGTCGCCGCACAAGTACAAGGACTCGCGCGAGCACTTCGAGATGCGCACGCACAAGCGCCTCATCGACATCCTCGACCCCACGCCGAAGACGGTTGACTCGCTGATGCGTCTCGACCTGCCGGCCGGCGTCGACATCGAGATCAAGCTCTGA